GCGGAACCCCTGTTCGGCGGCCTGGAAGAGGCCGGCTCTTCCTTCGCCCGCGGCCGCTGGCAGCAGTGGCCCGACCACTGCGCCGGTTCGGTACGCGAGTTCCTGCATGCCTGGTGGGAGCACAGCCTCACCGATCCGGATGCGGTCGTCCCGGCGCATCAGGTCTTCGTGATGTGTGCCGAGGCATCCGGATCGGTCCGCCCGTGGCTTGCCGAATGGGAGAAGCAGACCGGGTACCTCAGCGACCGACGTCTCGCCGAGGCAGCGGCGGAATGGGAGTACGAACTCCTGGGAGACAACCTCCCGTGGAACGTCGGCTGGTACGAGCACCACGAGGAGGAGATGCGCGCCGAACTGGTCGCCTGGCTCCTCGGCCACGCCGCGGTGCGGCTCCGCGAGTCGGGCGCATCGGCGGAGCTGCAGCACCGCATACGGCTGCTCGGACTCACCGACGAGGACCGCTGGACGGATCCGCACTGGCCCGGCCACCGCTACTGACGACGAGCAGGCGCGACGGCTCGCGTGGCTGCACGCCCGGTTCCGACACGACCTCGGCGCCGGGCCGCGCCATGGCTGGGCTGCAGAGACCGGCTGGCCACGGCGGACGGGCCACACCGGCCATGGACCCCGATGAACGAGGCGGAAACTGCGACTGGGCGACTCCGGTCTCACGAGTTGCGACAGCCGGAGGCGGCCGATACACGATCCGGTGTGCGCCGTGGACGGAGGTGAATGCCTCGCCCGTGGGGAGCAGTGAGGGTCAACTCCTCGCTGATGCGCTGCTGCGCGACCCGCTGCAGTACCGCACACACTGCCCGCTCAAGACTTGCGTGCCAGCCCCGCCGTGATGAGGTGCTCCCAGACGGTGAGTTCCCGTCCGGCGGCGTCGGCCCACTGGCTGTCGACCGGCTCGGGGCGCCACAGGGGCGCGGGAACGATGCCGGGGTCGAGGATCTCCAGGCCGGTCAGCAGGTGCTCGATCTCCTCGTCGCTGCGCCACCGACCACGGCCGAAGGTCTGTTGCAGAACCTTCTCCGCTTCTCGCGTCTCCGAGTTGTTGCCGGAGCGGAAGTGACTCACGAAGAAGTAACTCCCGGACGGCACACGGTCGCGCCAGTAGCGGACGATCCGTGCCGGGTCCTCGTCGTCGTTGACGTGGTGAAGGATGGCGCTGAACATGACGGCCACCGGGCGATCGAAGTCGATCAGTTCCCGGGTGTCCGGGTGCTGATAGACGTCTTCGGGATTGCGGACGTCGGCGGCGACGACGCGGGTCCGGTCGTTCTGTTCCAGCAATGCGCGGCCGTAGACCAGGACTTGGGGATCGTTGTCGACGTACACGACGCGGGACTCCGGAGCGTGCCGCTGTGCCACCTGGTGGACGTTGTCGGCCGTCGGCAGACCACTGCCCAGGTCGATGAACTGCCGTACGTCGGTCGTCGTAACGATTTCCTTCACCGCCCGCGTCAGGGCAGCGCGGTTGGCGAAGGCGATTCCCACCGAGCCGGGAAGGTCCCGTTTGAAGACATCGCCGATCTCCCGGTCTACGGCGTAGTTGTCCTTCCCGCCCAGCAGATAGTCGTAGACACGCGCGATACTGGGCGTGGTGGAGTCGATCGAGATGCCCTCATCCGTCATGAGCACCATCTTCGCCCGTGGCCGACCCTCCTGACCACTCGCATGAGGGACAGGGAGCCCATAGCGCTACCGTCCCTACCAGGCAAGCACCGCTCACCCGAAGGTGTGACAACGTACTGCGGACTCGGCAGAAGCCGCAGAACGACGTACTGTCATATGCCGGTTGCCTACGGCATGCAGGCAACCGGCATCACCGGTCCAGGGGAGAGGACGGCATCACAGATGGCGGGCACCGACTGGAGTGAGCGTGGACTGTGCCGGACGGCCAACCCTGACGACCTGTTCGTCGAAGGGGCGGCACAGAACCGAGCCAAGGCACTTTGCGGCGGCTGCGGCGTACGAACCGAGTGTCTCGCCCACGCCTTGGACGAGCGCATCGAGTACGGCGTGTGGGGAGGCATGACCGAGCGGGAACGCCGGGCTCTGCTACGGCGCCGGCCGACCGTCACGTCTTGGCGACGCCTGCTGGAAACGGCCCGCGCCGCACACGAGCGCACCGCCGTCACTCTCAAGGCGAGTTGAGCCCCGGGTCGGCCGGCCGCCGATGCATTCGGTCTGCGGCCGGGGTGCCCGAGGGCGCCGGTTCACGAGGGGGCTAGGACGCAGAATTCGTGGCCCTCGGGATCGTTCAGGCACGTCCACGGGGCGTCGCCCTGGCCGAGGTCGAGGTCGGTGGCGCCCAGGGCCCGTAGCCGCGCCACCTCCGCCGCCTTGTCGTCACCGGGGTACGGCAGCAGGTCGAGATGGACTCGGTCCGGCGCGGTCTTCGCGCCGGACGTGCGGATGAACTCCAGATAGGGGCCGACACCTTTGGCGGAGCGCAACGCCGCCTGATCTTCGGTCACTTCGTGCAGGACCCAGTCCGTCGCCTCGCCCCAGAACCGGGCCATGGCCCGCGGATCCGCACAGTCGACCACCACCGCGGCGATCGGCCCGGTGTCCCGGTAGACCTCCCGAGGCTCCAGCACACAGAACTCATTGCCCTCCGGGTCGGCGAGGACCGTCCACGGCACCTCGCCCTGGCCCACATCGGCGGGCGTCGCACCGAGAGTCAGAAGGCGGGCGACCAGTTCCTCCTGATGGGCCGCGGAGGTGGTGGCGAGATCGAGATGCATACGGTTCTTCGTCGCCGTCTTGGCTTCCGGGACGGGAACGACGTCGATGCCGACGACGACCGGGTCCGGCCAGACGAGTCCACCGGGAGGCCCGACATAGGTGGTCACGCCGGCGCTGTAGGCACTCCAGCCGAGCGCCTCCGCCCAGAACCGACCGACCGCCGAGGCACCGAGTGCCTTGATGTTCACGTGT
The DNA window shown above is from Streptomyces chartreusis and carries:
- a CDS encoding VOC family protein, with amino-acid sequence MALRPVHVNIKALGASAVGRFWAEALGWSAYSAGVTTYVGPPGGLVWPDPVVVGIDVVPVPEAKTATKNRMHLDLATTSAAHQEELVARLLTLGATPADVGQGEVPWTVLADPEGNEFCVLEPREVYRDTGPIAAVVVDCADPRAMARFWGEATDWVLHEVTEDQAALRSAKGVGPYLEFIRTSGAKTAPDRVHLDLLPYPGDDKAAEVARLRALGATDLDLGQGDAPWTCLNDPEGHEFCVLAPS
- a CDS encoding SAM-dependent methyltransferase, whose protein sequence is MTDEGISIDSTTPSIARVYDYLLGGKDNYAVDREIGDVFKRDLPGSVGIAFANRAALTRAVKEIVTTTDVRQFIDLGSGLPTADNVHQVAQRHAPESRVVYVDNDPQVLVYGRALLEQNDRTRVVAADVRNPEDVYQHPDTRELIDFDRPVAVMFSAILHHVNDDEDPARIVRYWRDRVPSGSYFFVSHFRSGNNSETREAEKVLQQTFGRGRWRSDEEIEHLLTGLEILDPGIVPAPLWRPEPVDSQWADAAGRELTVWEHLITAGLARKS
- a CDS encoding WhiB family transcriptional regulator; the protein is MAGTDWSERGLCRTANPDDLFVEGAAQNRAKALCGGCGVRTECLAHALDERIEYGVWGGMTERERRALLRRRPTVTSWRRLLETARAAHERTAVTLKAS